The following coding sequences are from one Dreissena polymorpha isolate Duluth1 chromosome 8, UMN_Dpol_1.0, whole genome shotgun sequence window:
- the LOC127840385 gene encoding dorsal-ventral patterning tolloid-like protein 1: MIMDLKFSLQMLMVFLFVAFFVGTYHASPLVVKVAKTVAKTRLRRQASFDVEFRADKGVIQLPTKDLTGKELYEANKEIKWKIKVPDGHHVVINSEYFDLEASSNCQYDYVLVVDGSRNNTFCDKEHLVYVSTSNDLTVTFVSDDDVSGKGFKFNLMTVPNSPEGKCNSTILAIQGQDGDIWNYDNPGNCFYSLEAPEGLTVQIKLKFIYFGSTSNDEKRIVIRDGVSTHGEHLWKISSGKPLLKESVCAKHLFIEYHNQGSTKATRFYFTYSVVTCTTEPGIYSPPHPFVEGDNDCGCNKQEVCVLQGFEKMCIPGSQCGVDLCENGATCVDTNRGDQCFCFGGFTGKFCNETAGPTVGHLKFIEVPQSRIVKTGGQSVSLCRVENPASREQVVYSWYFKNEAIGNYRDRTKLRDDEGLLLITDFNANFEGRYTCVARAGNLTSKHTITLSMVECFQGKLSFSHN; encoded by the exons ATGATAATGGATTTGAAGTTCAGTTTACAAATGTTGATGGTATTCCTTTTCGTCGCATTTTTCGTCGGAACATACCATGCATCTCCTCTGGTTGTCAAGGTGGCTAAAACTGTTGCTAAGACTCGTCTTCGGAGACAGG CAAGCTTCGACGTAGAGTTTCGCGCGGATAAAGGTGTTATTCAGCTCCCTACAAAAGATCTCACTGGGAAAGAACTGTACGA GGCTAATAAAGAGATCAAGTGGAAGATCAAAGTACCAGATGGGCATCACGTGGTCATAAATTCGGAATACTTCGACCTGGAAGCTAGTTCTAACTGTCa gTATGATTATGTTCTGGTAGTGGATGGGTCCCGGAATAACACATTTTGCGACAAGGAGCACTTGGTCTACGTTTCCACGAGCAACGACCTCACTGTGACATTCGTATCTGACGATGATGTCAGCGGCAAAGGATTCAAATTCAATTTGATGACCGTTCCGA ATTCACCAGAAGGGAAATGCAACAGCACGATTCTGGCAATTCAGGGTCAAGACGGCGACATATGGAATTATGATAATCCGGGGAACTGCTTTTATTCTTTGGAG GCGCCCGAAGGTTTAACGGTTCAAATTAAATTGAAGTTCATTTATTTTGGGTCAACATCAAATGATGAAAAACGTATTGTAATTCGGGACGGTGTAAGCACAC ATGGCGAGCATCTTTGGAAGATCTCCAGTGGGAAGCCATTACTGAAAGAGTCAGTATGTGCTAAGCACCTCTTTATTGAGTACCATAACCAGGGGAGCACCAAGGCTACCCGTTTCTATTTTACATATTCCGTCGTAACCTGCACGACAGAACCGGGGATATATTCTCCTCCACATCCATTCGTCGAAGGAGATAACG ATTGCGGATGCAACAAGCAAGAAGTCTGTGTTCTACAGGGCTTTGAAAAGAT GTGCATTCCTGGGTCTCAGTGTGGTGTTGATCTCTGTGAGAATGGAGCCACGTGTGTGGACACCAACAGAGGTGATCAGTGTTTCTGTTTCGGTGGGTTCACTGGGAAATTCTGCAATGAAACGGCG GGCCCAACTGTGGGTCACCTGAAATTCATAGAAGTGCCACAAAGCAGGATTGTCAAAACAGGCGGACAGTCGGTGAGCTTGTGTAGAGTGGAGAACCCGGCTTCAAGAGAACAAGTTGTCTACTCTTG GTATTTTAAAAACGAGGCTATTGGGAATTACCGAGACCGTACTAAATTGAGAGATGATGAGGGATTGCTACTG ATAACTGACTTTAATGCAAACTTTGAAGGAAGATACACGTGTGTGGCAAGAGCGGGTAATTTGACATCGAAACATACCATAACACTTTCAATGGTCGAATGCTTTCAAGGCAAGTTATCTTTTAGTCACAATTAA